The genomic window CAGAGTTTGATTACATCAAATATTGGGATTTATCTAAAGAGAAAGTAATTGCTATTCGTTCCTTTTTTGGAATTGCAATCCCTTACGGAAACTCTAATAATATTCCGTTTTCGAGAAGTTACTTTGCTGGCGGATCGAATGACAATAGAGCTTGGCAACCCTATCGTTTAGGACCAGGAAGCAGCGGTGCGATAAATGATTTCAACGAAGCCAATATGAAAATAGCTTTGAGTGCCGAATTCCGATTTAAAATATTTGGCAGTTTAAAAGGGGCATTATTTGCCGATGCTGGCAATATTTGGAATGTACTAGACAACATCACTTTTGACAGCGCTTCGTTTAAAAAAGCATCTGATTTAAAAGAATTAGCACTAGGAACAGGATTTGGTTTGCGCTATGATTTGAACTTTTTTGTAGTCCGATTTGATTTAGGATTTAAAACTTATAACCCAGCTAATGAAAGCAATAAAAGATGGTTTAACGAATACGATTTCGCAAATTCTGTACTTAATTTTGGTATAAATTATCCATTTTAACTGCATTTAATCTTATTTTTGCATTGATTATATAACCAAATAAAAACAAAATAAACAAATTACTATGGCACATAATATCAAACCAGGAGTAGCTACAGGAGATCAAGTTCAAGAAATCTTCAATTATGCGAAAGAAAAAGGCTTTGCACTTCCAGCTGTAAATGTTATTGGATCAGACACGATAAATGGAGTTTTGGAAACTGCTGCAAAATTAAATGCGCCAGTAATTATCCAATTTTCAAACGGAGGAGCACAATTCAATGCTGGAAAAGGACTTTCTAACGCTGGTGAAAAAGCAGCAATCGCTGGTGGAATTGCAGGGGCAAAACACATCCACACTTTGGCAGAAGCTTATGGAGCAACTGTAATTCTTCATACGGATCACTGTGCTAAAAAATTATTACCTTGGATTGACGGATTATTAGATGCTTCTGAAAAACATTTTGCCGAAACTGGAAAACCATTATACTCTTCACACATGATTGATTTGTCAGAAGAGCCAATCGAAGAAAACATCGAAATTTGTAAAGAATATTTAGCTCGTATGAGCAAAATGGGAATGACATTAGAAATCGAACTAGGAATTACTGGTGGTGAAGAAGACGGTGTAGATAATTCAGATGTAGATAGTTCAAAATTATACACACAACCCGAAGAAGTAGCTTATGCTTACGAAGAATTATCAAAAGTAAGTCCAAGATTTACTATTGCAGCTGCTTTTGGAAACGTTCACGGTGTTTACAAACCAGGAAACGTAAAATTGACTCCAAAAATCTTGAAAAACTCTCAAGATTTTGTTCAAGCAAAATTCAAAACAGGTCACAACCCAGTTGACTTCGTTTTCCACGGAGGTTCAGGTTCTACATTAGAAGAAATCAGAGAAGGAATTAGCTACGGTGTTATCAAAATGAACATTGATACGGATTTGCAATTTGCTTTTACTGAAGGAATCCGTGATTTTATGGTGGATAACATCGAATACTTGAAAACTCAAATCGGAAACCCAACTGGTGCTGATGCTCCAAACAAAAAATATTACGATCCAAGAAAATGGTTGCGTGAGGGTGAAGTAACTTTCACAAAAAGATTAGAACAAGCATTTGCAGATTTAAATAACGTAAATACACTATAAAAATTACGAATTTCAAATTACGAATTACGAGAGCAACTAATGTTCTCGTAATTTTTTTTTATAAAAAATAGAAAGAAAATACAGATGCAAACAGTTTCAAAGTAAAGATACTTGCATATTTTTTGTTTCTATATCAAAAAAAAGTAATTTTGTAGATTGCTCACTGTCTTAAATAAGAAGTACGGCTATTGTTTTGCTGCTTTAAAGTAATTCATAACTCATAACTCATAATTCATAATTAACAAAAATGGCTTGGTTTAAAAGAACAGAAAAAGGAATTACTACAGCTACCGAAGACAAAATGGATGTCCCAAAAGGACTTTGGTACAAATCACCTACTGGAAAAATTATTGATGCCGAGGAATTGGCACGTAATCTATGGGTAAGTCCAGAAGATGGTTTCCATGTACGAATTGGTAGTGCTGAATATTTCGAAATATTATTTGACGACAACGAATTTGTAGAATTGGATGAGAAAATTACCTCAAAAGATCCTTTACATTTTGTGGATACCAAAAAATATTCTGATCGTTTGAAAGACGTTATGGCAAAAACCAAATTGAAAGATGCGGTTCGAACAGGCGTTGGAAAATCAAAAGGAAAAGACTTGGTAGTTTGTTGTATGGATTTTGCTTTTATCGGAGGTTCTATGGGAGCTGTGGTAGGAGAAAAAATTGTTCGTGGAGTGGATTATTCTATCAAAAACAACATTCCATTTGTAATGATTTCAAAATCTGGTGGTGCTAGAATGATGGAAGCGGCTCTTTCTTTAATGCAATTGGCAAAAACTTCGGTAAAACTAGCCCAATTAGCCGAAGCAAAAATTCCTTACATTTCGCTTTGTACCGACCCAACTACTGGTGGAACAACTGCCTCTTATGCGATGCTTGGTGACATTAACATTGCCGAACCAGGCGCATTGATTGGTTTTGCTGGTCCTAGAGTTGTAAAAGATACGACTGGAAAAGATTTACCAGAAGGATTCCAAACTTCCGAGTTTGTTATGGAACATGGATTTTTGGATTTCATTACTCCAAGAAAGGAATTGAAAGACACCATCAATTTATACATTGATTTAATTCAAAATAACGCTATTAGATAAATTCAAAGTCCCGAGAAATCGGGATTTTTTTTAAGTCTATTGTTTAATAAGTTACGAATGCTTCAAAATTTAGATTTGGAATATTCGTAATTTTTTTATTTCTAACAACATCCAGCCTAAATTGCCCTTTTCCCCCAGCTGATTAATAGTTTTCATCCGATAAGCTAAAAAAAATAGAAATATTGAACGGAATTTGTACATTTGTAAAACACTTAAAAAGGTTAATATTATGGATTTAGCAGCTAGAAAATATAGTTTTATACAAGAGTTAGCTACTGTTGATGAAAGTCTTTTAGAGAAGCTTGAAAAAATTTTAAAGGATAATAAAAAAGATTGGTTTAACGAATTATCAACTGAAGAACAGGTAGAAATAGAAATTGGCATAAAGCAAGCCGATAATAATGAATTTGTAAATCACGAAACAGTAATGGGTAAATTTGCAAAATGGCATTAGAAATAAAATGGACGCCACAAGCAGACAAAGGATTAGAAAGAGTAATACAATATTTAGAGGCAGAATGGACAGTAAGAGAGATTTTGTAACTGGAAAAGAAGATAAAACAAGTAACTAAACAAATTAGTCTTAATCCAGAACTATTCCCAAAATCAGAAACCTATAAAAAGCTGTACAAAGCAATTGTTGACAAGAATAATTATTTGGTTTACAGAGTAAATACAAAAAAAGGTTCTGTCGAAATAGTAAATTTTAGAGGAACAAAACAAAAACCGAAATATTAAAAATGACCGCTTTAAAAGAGCGGTTTTTATATGTCTAAAATCAATTATAAAACAAGAATCCAAATCCAAACAGCAGAGTTCGAAGTCGGAGACATTCGAACAGCATCACTAGATTTTAGTAACTTTTTTTATACAAGACTTCGTAGAGCTAGGTTCAGATATGCCTACATTCAGTACACACGAGCCAGGACACGTTTTGCAATATCGAATTTTAGGAAGATTTTATTATCCTTTAATAGCATTGCCAAGTTTAATCAATACACAACTTAATCTGAGTATTTTTGATTACACGGAAAAGTCTGCCAACACTTTATGGTATATTTATACTGGTGAATATGACAAAACTAATGAAATGTATTTTTTTGATGTGAAAAAAATTAGAAATTAATATTATGAAAAAAAGCTCTTTTTATGTTGCCTGTTTAATGTTTTTTTTATTAACGGGTTGTGGTTATAAGAAAGATAAATTATCTGTGAAAAATATAACAAGTAATGATATGTGTTGCGTTTTGTTAGCTAAAGATATTAATAAAGGGTTTTATTACCAAGTTGGTGATATATGTAAAATAAAAAGATTCACTTCTGAATCTCCAATAATTCATACAACTATGAGTAGTATTTCTGATGAAATAAAAGATGAGACAAACGATGGTAATTTATATGTACTCTTTTATAACGAGGACATCCAAGATTATGTCTATAAAAATATGGAGAATAAAATGGATAATTTAATTCATAATAAAAAAATAAAAAGTCACAAATATTCATTAAAGGAGTTAGATAGTTTGAATTGGCAAATCGAATATAAAGCAGAATAGGAATTGCTAATATTGGGATTCTATTCTAGCTCTAGCTATAACCCGATCGATTACTATGATTTTGCCAAATAATAATTCATAAATTTTTCATTTACATTTTGCTAATAATTTAATAAATTTGGTTTAGGAAAAAAAATAAGTCTTGCGAAGGGGAAAAGATTTTTTCTCTTTCCTTTCAAAAGAAAATATTATTTAATGTTGTTTAAGCTACTTGTCTTTTTTCGAACGTTTTGTTTTCCCCCCGCTCCCGCACGAATCCTTTCGTGTGGTAGTTTGTTATAAAGCTTAATTTTGTATTTATTAAACAGTTTTAGTAGGTGCTTTTTAGTTTTTAGGAAGATGTTTATATGGTGTCCACACGAAAGGATTCGTGCGGTAGCGGGGGATTTTGTCATTCTGACGAAGGAAGAATCTCAACAAACGTGAGCAACTAACACGAGATTCCTCCTTCGTCGGAATGACAAATAAAGCTTAACTTAATGACATTGTGCTCGGACTAGCCTAGTGTT from Flavobacterium eburneipallidum includes these protein-coding regions:
- the accD gene encoding acetyl-CoA carboxylase, carboxyltransferase subunit beta, which produces MAWFKRTEKGITTATEDKMDVPKGLWYKSPTGKIIDAEELARNLWVSPEDGFHVRIGSAEYFEILFDDNEFVELDEKITSKDPLHFVDTKKYSDRLKDVMAKTKLKDAVRTGVGKSKGKDLVVCCMDFAFIGGSMGAVVGEKIVRGVDYSIKNNIPFVMISKSGGARMMEAALSLMQLAKTSVKLAQLAEAKIPYISLCTDPTTGGTTASYAMLGDINIAEPGALIGFAGPRVVKDTTGKDLPEGFQTSEFVMEHGFLDFITPRKELKDTINLYIDLIQNNAIR
- the fbaA gene encoding class II fructose-bisphosphate aldolase; its protein translation is MAHNIKPGVATGDQVQEIFNYAKEKGFALPAVNVIGSDTINGVLETAAKLNAPVIIQFSNGGAQFNAGKGLSNAGEKAAIAGGIAGAKHIHTLAEAYGATVILHTDHCAKKLLPWIDGLLDASEKHFAETGKPLYSSHMIDLSEEPIEENIEICKEYLARMSKMGMTLEIELGITGGEEDGVDNSDVDSSKLYTQPEEVAYAYEELSKVSPRFTIAAAFGNVHGVYKPGNVKLTPKILKNSQDFVQAKFKTGHNPVDFVFHGGSGSTLEEIREGISYGVIKMNIDTDLQFAFTEGIRDFMVDNIEYLKTQIGNPTGADAPNKKYYDPRKWLREGEVTFTKRLEQAFADLNNVNTL